From a region of the Phaseolus vulgaris cultivar G19833 chromosome 6, P. vulgaris v2.0, whole genome shotgun sequence genome:
- the LOC137832954 gene encoding uncharacterized protein, which yields MAEALKPKVYIDCFRFRSVFTEGFSKNHSNSSKFSKKLRRMRTTRQSSTRTESDDITMQQVMEMMQGLQEAMKASKAEQERIQVDLAASQARNEELCRANEELRRGLRNHPGSRETEDRECFTPPREFPMPFSQSIMEAMIPHTFVGPKVTFTGMEDPEAHLTAFHTQMMLVGGSDAVRCKLFMSTLTGMLSQLFREQYIANRAPPPVSYDLFDVKQYQGETLKEYINRSGAQVVKVGTTKEPMIVYAFRKGIFPGPFCESIIRNRPRTFAEIRRRAVEHIAIEGEVCEKSASVAPARPRTQSRAQPARVNKAATGRRDRLRVPTNTDKVLGPHKDAWCEFHQAFGHHITNCLALGHQLDELVKSGFLKDYLVGPSAAAALAVLEEDQAHEMPIHGEVHTIFGGFSGGGCIASQRKRYVRSVNSVVEQEADDSLDIDLAFTKADLRDVVPHNNDPVVISVVTAGRKVHRVLVDQGSSANVMFWSTFNKLQLSLDQLRSYTGCLYGFAGDQVEVRGYLELRTKFTDETASRTENIRYLVVNANSAYNILLGRPALNRLKGVASTRHMKLKLPDLSGRVILIKSDQQEAKKCYENSLKTKRRVFMVVEHPPSAGTPMEEESVEEAVLVGETPAEAGPTGEAPRMAASMEEATPRREGRGSGHVQRMPRTSDPSQWRTWWRGKLGARPSSWDDC from the exons ATGGCAGAGgcactgaaacccaag GTTTACATCGATTGTTTTCGATTTCGCTCGGTTTTCACCGAAGGATTTTCCAAGAATCACAGTAACAGTTCGAAGTTCTCCAAGAAGTTGCGAAGAATGAGGACAACGAGGCAGAGTTCGACGCGCACTGAGAGTGATGACATaaccatgcagcaggtcatggaaaTGATGCAAGGCCTTCAAGAGGCGATGAAGGCATCAAAggcggagcaagagcgcatACAGGTGGATCTCGCGGCGTCGCAAGCGAGGAATGAAGAGTTATGTCGCGCGAACGAGGAGTTGCGCCGCGGGTTGCGCAATCACCCTGGGAGTCGTGAAACAGAGGACCGCGAATGTTTCACGCCACCTAGGGAGTTCCCTATGCCGTTCTCACAGTCTATCATGGAGGCGATGATTCCGCACACGTTCGTAGGTCCTAAGGTGACATTCACGGGGATGGAAGATCCCGAGGCACACCTCACTgcgtttcacacgcagatgatgttggttggcggttctgacgccgtgaggtgcaagctcttcatgagcactttgacagGGATG CTTTCACAGTTGTTTAGGGAGCAGTACATCGCGAACCGGGCTCCCCCACCGGTGTCGTATGATCtctttgatgtgaagcagtatcaaggagAGACGTTGAAAGAGTATATCAACCGCTCCGGGGCGCAGGTGGTAAAGGTTGGCACCACAAAAgaacccatgattgtgtacgcgttcAGGAAGGGGATTTTCCCTGGACCATTCTGCGAATCAATCATCAGAAACCGCCCCCGAACCTTTGCAGAGATTAGGCGTCGCGCGGTGGAGCACATCGCCATAGAAGGCGAGGTGTGCGAGAAGAGTGCGAGTGTTGCACCAGCACGCCCAAGAACGCAGTCGCGTGCACAGCCCGCCAGGGTGAACAAGGCCGCGACTGGGAGGAGAG ATAGGCTGAGGGTCCCCACGAATACTGATAAGGTGTTGGGTCCTCACAAGGATgcatggtgcgaattccaccaagcGTTCGGACATCACATCACCAACTGCTTGGCCCTAGGCCATCAGTTGGATGAGTTAGTGAAGAGTGGATTCTTGAAGGATTATCTGGTTGGGCCCTCTGCGGCCGCGGCCTTGGCAGTACTAGAGGAGGATCAGGCACACGAGATGCCCATCCATGGGGAGGTGCACACCATATTTGGTGGCTTCTCAGGAGGAGGATGCATTGCCTCTCAGCGCAAGAGGTACGTGCGATCAGTGAACTCGGTGGTCGAGCAGGAGGCGGATGACTCGTTGGACATAGACCTTGCGTTTACGAAGGCTGATCTCCGCGATGTTGTCCCCCAcaacaatgaccccgtggtgaTTTCAGTCGTCACCGCAGGGAGGAAGGTACACCGAGTGCTCGTGGACCAGGGCAGCTCCGCgaatgtgatgttctggtccaCATTCAATAAGCTGCAGTTGTCCCTTGATCAGCTAAGGTCGTACacagggtgcttgtatggtttcgcagGGGACCAGGTAGAGGTACGTGGCTACCTAGAGTTGAGGACGAAGTTCACCGATGAAACGGCGTCGCGTACCGAGAACATTCGGTACCTAgtcgtgaacgccaattcgGCGTACAACATTCTACTGGGGAGGCCAGCTCTAAATAGGCTAAAAGGGGTGGCCTCGACAcggcacatgaagttgaagctgccagACCTTAGTGGAAGAGTGATCTTGATCAAATCCGATCAACAagaggcaaagaagtgctatgaaaatagcctaaaAACGAAAAGGAGGGTATTTATGGTGGTGGAGCACCCACCCAGTGCGGGTACGCCCATGGAGGAAGAGTCCGTGGAGGAGGCAGTACTCGTGGGGGAGACGCCCGCCGAGGCAGGGCCCACAGGGGAGGCACCCAGGATGGCGGCATCCATGGAGGAGGCGACGCCTAGAAGAGAAGGCCGCGGAAGCGGTCACGTGCAGAGAATGCCCAGGACAAGCGACCCGAGCCAGTGGAGAACGTGGTGGAGAGGCAAATTGGGGGCAAGACCTTCAAGTTGGGACGACTGCTGA